The following are from one region of the Capsicum annuum cultivar UCD-10X-F1 chromosome 1, UCD10Xv1.1, whole genome shotgun sequence genome:
- the LOC107876275 gene encoding protein TIFY 9 isoform X1: MERSVVELDFFNMGKESTTDDVDSVIWKIDSTGSGNVVPAEKSASPRNPLMPRVDYSPLPVFSPSSRFCCGLESDAKIAPLTIFYNGTVAIFYVSKDKAEDILKFAERSKIMDAFSSKKQLTVETLSGDLPLARRNSLLRFLERRKERLTMVSPHSLPQSPIYGSLGHTASGNKN; this comes from the exons ATGGAGAGATCAGTCGTGGAACTTGATTTCTTCAACATGGGGAAAGAGTCAACAACAGATG ATGTTGACAGTGTAATTTGGAAAATCGATTCTACCGGATCAGGAAATGTCGTACCAGCAGAAAAAAGTGCGAGCCCTCGAAATCCTTTGATGCCTAGGGTGGATTACTCTCCGTTGCCCGTTTTTAGTCCTTCGTCAAG GTTTTGTTGTGGCTTGGAAAGTGACGCGAAAATTGCGCCTTTAACTATTTTCTACAATGGAACGGTTGCGATTTTTTATGTCTCCAAAGATAAG GCTGAGGATATTCTAAAGTTTGCCGAAAGGTCGAAAATTATGGATGCCTTTTCGTCAAAAAAACAATTGACTGTGGAAACACTAAGTGGAG ATTTACCATTGGCGAGAAGAAATTCCTTGCTTAGATTCTTGGAGAGGCGAAAAGAgag GCTGACTATGGTGTCGCCTCATAGTCTCCCCCAGTCTCCTATCTATGGCTCCTTAGGCCATACTGCCTCTGGAAACAAGAATTAG
- the LOC107876275 gene encoding protein TIFY 9 isoform X4: MERSVVELDFFNMGKESTTDDVDSVIWKIDSTGSGNVVPAEKSASPRNPLMPRVDYSPLPVFSPSSRFCCGLESDAKIAPLTIFYNGTVAIFYVSKDKVDNTIVSTCILAYIIDQGYTMKVDDVTTS; the protein is encoded by the exons ATGGAGAGATCAGTCGTGGAACTTGATTTCTTCAACATGGGGAAAGAGTCAACAACAGATG ATGTTGACAGTGTAATTTGGAAAATCGATTCTACCGGATCAGGAAATGTCGTACCAGCAGAAAAAAGTGCGAGCCCTCGAAATCCTTTGATGCCTAGGGTGGATTACTCTCCGTTGCCCGTTTTTAGTCCTTCGTCAAG GTTTTGTTGTGGCTTGGAAAGTGACGCGAAAATTGCGCCTTTAACTATTTTCTACAATGGAACGGTTGCGATTTTTTATGTCTCCAAAGATAAG GTTGACAACACAATTGTGAGCACTTGCATTCTAGCTTATATAATAGATCAAGGGTACACAATGAAAGTGGACGATGTAACCACAAGCTAG
- the LOC107876275 gene encoding protein TIFY 9 isoform X2: MERSVVELDFFNMGKESTTDDVDSVIWKIDSTGSGNVVPAEKSASPRNPLMPRVDYSPLPVFSPSSRFCCGLESDAKIAPLTIFYNGTVAIFYVSKDKAEDILKFAERSKIMDAFSSKKQLTVETLSGDLPLARRNSLLRFLERRKERLTTQL; encoded by the exons ATGGAGAGATCAGTCGTGGAACTTGATTTCTTCAACATGGGGAAAGAGTCAACAACAGATG ATGTTGACAGTGTAATTTGGAAAATCGATTCTACCGGATCAGGAAATGTCGTACCAGCAGAAAAAAGTGCGAGCCCTCGAAATCCTTTGATGCCTAGGGTGGATTACTCTCCGTTGCCCGTTTTTAGTCCTTCGTCAAG GTTTTGTTGTGGCTTGGAAAGTGACGCGAAAATTGCGCCTTTAACTATTTTCTACAATGGAACGGTTGCGATTTTTTATGTCTCCAAAGATAAG GCTGAGGATATTCTAAAGTTTGCCGAAAGGTCGAAAATTATGGATGCCTTTTCGTCAAAAAAACAATTGACTGTGGAAACACTAAGTGGAG ATTTACCATTGGCGAGAAGAAATTCCTTGCTTAGATTCTTGGAGAGGCGAAAAGAgag GTTGACAACACAATTGTGA
- the LOC107876275 gene encoding protein TIFY 9 isoform X3, whose protein sequence is MERSVVELDFFNMGKESTTDDVDSVIWKIDSTGSGNVVPAEKSASPRNPLMPRVDYSPLPVFSPSSRFCCGLESDAKIAPLTIFYNGTVAIFYVSKDKAEDILKFAERSKIMDAFSSKKQLTVETLSGG, encoded by the exons ATGGAGAGATCAGTCGTGGAACTTGATTTCTTCAACATGGGGAAAGAGTCAACAACAGATG ATGTTGACAGTGTAATTTGGAAAATCGATTCTACCGGATCAGGAAATGTCGTACCAGCAGAAAAAAGTGCGAGCCCTCGAAATCCTTTGATGCCTAGGGTGGATTACTCTCCGTTGCCCGTTTTTAGTCCTTCGTCAAG GTTTTGTTGTGGCTTGGAAAGTGACGCGAAAATTGCGCCTTTAACTATTTTCTACAATGGAACGGTTGCGATTTTTTATGTCTCCAAAGATAAG GCTGAGGATATTCTAAAGTTTGCCGAAAGGTCGAAAATTATGGATGCCTTTTCGTCAAAAAAACAATTGACTGTGGAAACACTAAGTGGAG GTTGA